DNA from Clupea harengus chromosome 2, Ch_v2.0.2, whole genome shotgun sequence:
ACCATGCGTTTGAGCATTTCTCTAACAACAGTAAACCAGTGACGTTCTTGTGGTTAGTCCACAGATAGTCCACAGGTAGTCCACAGGTAATCCACATCTGTAACAAGGCATTGAAGGTACACCCATACATTACCTCTGTATATTCCATTCCAGCCACCCTTCTGTCCACGTGCATCTGAATCCTCTATGAATCCGCCATGGTCTGACGTGAAGTACATTAAGGTCCTGTCTGACAAGTCAAGCCTATCAATGACATTCACCATCCGGCCTGTTGGGGAAAGAAACAGACATTTGATCAGTCTACACCAGCGGCAAAATTCAGGAACCACATTCTATTTTCTTCCTCCCATCACATACAAGGACATCTCACAGACAAATAGATGGGAACTTCATTATACTGATGATTAATGAGAGGAAATAAAGTCTGTTTTTTAATATTCACCCATGTATCTAAAGAGTGTGATTTGGAGCTGTGCTTATGTCAGAACTGACGTGTTCTTATTTAGCAAGCATGTTACCTGTCTTACCCATCATCCAGTCCAGTCAAGCATGTAACCTGTCTTACCTATCATCCAGTCAAGCATGTTACCTGTCTTACCCATCATCCAGTCCACCTCTTCAGCATGTTACCTGTCTTACCTATCATCCAATCCACCTCTTCATTAACAAGCATGTAACCTGTCTTACCCATCATCCAGTCCACCTCTTCAAGCCTGTTACCTGTCTTACCTATCATCCAATCAACCTCTTCAACATGTTACCTGTCTTACCTATCATCCACCTCTTCAACATGTTACCTGTCTTACCTATCATCCAGTCCACCTCTTCAACATGTTACCTGTCTTACCTATCATCCAGTCCACCTCTTCAGCATGTAACCTGTCTTACCTATCATCCAGTCAAGCATGTAACCTGTCTTACCTATCATCCAGTCAAGCATGTAACCTGTCTTACCTATCATCCAGTCCACCTCTTCAACATGTAACCTGTCTTACCTATCATCCAGTCTTCAACATGTTACCTGTCTTACCTATCATCCAGTCCACCTCTTCAACATTGTCCCCGTAAAGCCCATTCTTGCTTTTCCCAGCGAAGTCTTTGGAGATGAAGAGtggagtgtgcacgtgtgccaAAGACAGGAAGAGCATGAAAGGCTTGTGCTGGTTCCTGTGATCACAAATGACAGATCTCAGATCAGAAACCTTCAACTGTGTGATTtcaaaaaaaagagacatgTAGTCTTTACCTCTCAACAAACTGCTCAGCTTCGCCGATGAGGCGCTCCGACAGCGTCTCCAGGTTCATGGGCTGCTCCACTACGTCCTGATTTCTCATGAGGATACAGTTCCAGGTATGGAGGCGAAATGGCACGTACCACACCCCAAAGGCCAGGAGCCACAGAAGAGCCAGTAGCACCAGCGCTTTCCCACTCACGTCCAGCAGgccagcagcacagacacagactagaGTAAGCAGTGCTAGACCAAGCAGCACAGTAAGATCCCGCAGCCTCAGTTGGATGTCTACTAACACCTCTGAGCCCTCTCCAGACTTGCAGTCATTAAAGAGGGTGAAGGGAAGCCCATAGAAATAGTCAAAACCGTGGTTGTTGGGATGATGGCAGTGGTCATTCCTGCTTTCACAATTCAACCCCAAATGCCATTTTCCTGTCAAAAAATTGTGATGATAATTTGCTCTAGACATCTCAACTTTAACAAATACAACATAAAAGCAGGAATTGATACATACCAACAATACCAGTTGTGTagccctctctctgcaggagcTTAGCAAAGGTCGTCTCACTGGGAGGAAGGCCAGCAGAGCCGCCCAAAAAAAGGATCACCTGCACTCTTCCGGTGGCCCCAAGCCCTTGACAACAACAAACCTAACGTTAGGAAAGACGCCTTCCAGACTTCAGGTATCACATTCCTGACATCTCGTGTTCTCTCAGATCCGTCATACCTGAGCGCAGGGCGTATCGTCCTGTCATAAATGCAGCTCTGCTTGGTGTGCACAGAGGAGCTGCAGCAATGTGCTGAGTAAGTTTCACTCCATCCAGAGCCAGTTTGTCAATGTTAGGGGTCCTTTGAGCCATGTGGCAGGGTAGAGATTGACAAGAGTATAAAAACAACACTGAGAAGTTCTGAAGGAAATATTAGCAAATAGAGACATTGTTGAGGCCTACCGGATTGTGTCATTCCCATAGCAACCAATGTCTCCAATACCCAAGTCATCCACCATCATGAGGACAAAGTTAGGTTTGAGACTGGAGTCATTATCCAACCCATCACAGTATGTGGCAGAAACAATGAGGATAATGAGTCCCGATGTGAAGGGCCTTCAAAATACATGAAATAtgccatttttattttgtgCAGTTATTATTTGTTTAGGACAAGGCAGCTTCATGTGCATTCGATTCTATCCTTTGTAACTTTGTACTCTGTTTCTCTAAGCAGATACGACCTAGGCGTACAAGCAAACACATTAAGTTTCCAATGAGAGGGCTTAGCAGTTAGCTTGACTTACCACATTAGCCTAGAGTGCTCCATTGAAGCAGTCAGCGTAGCGTTTCTGCTACATAAGCCAGTAAAGTTTGTTAATGTTATTTTCAAAGCAAGTGAGACACCTTTCACTTTTCCCAGATTCAGTCACCTGATaacagttaatttgctaactggctaacaaTCTCCAACTTTAAGATGAATCTGCAGGAATTTGCATGTGAAGGAAATTAGAGGAAAGTAGTACTTTCATAAAATACCTGAAATCAACAAGGCTACCTGTGGACGTTTTCAGTTTTACGTTGTGTTACGAAAACGAAATCCACTACAAAGAATGTCACATTGTACGAGCAATGACGTTTTCATACCGTAATTACTGATAAAGCTGCACATGTTTTCGGTAGatccaaataaacaaaaaataatgaattaGACTAAATTAgcaataataagaataatatgTATCTTCTTCTTGTTATAATATTCTTATTATAATCATAATAATGATACTAATActgataataattataataactattatcattattgttgttattgttgttgaagCAGAAAAAGAAGGCGAGGTCACCATAAAGAAGACATATTTTCATAACGTGGACATATTTTAAGGGCTAGTTTTATTGACTTCAGCTGCAGTCTATGAAAGGAGAAGTAGCTCATATCAAAGGTAAATGGGTCACAAAAAAAATCCCTCTGGATGGATAGACACCACTCTGAAAATGTGAAATATTGaatcatttaaacaaacaaacaaggctgactgcagtcagttttttattgcacgcacaACAATATTTGCATATTAGAAAACATTACAGTGGCCAAATGGTTCGTTATTGTTGGAGGCTATTATGTTATCCATTAGCCTTAATCCTCAAATgatgacagagaagagaaaaacaaaacaattagccTATTTCACTGCTGACACAGTAAATGAAATTACTTCTGATGAGCAAGAGGCCATCATCATGGTTGAAATGCAAAATGTCACTTTGACTAAACAGCAGGAAGTGTGTATATAGCCAAATCTAAACATTCTTACTATCATTATTGTGTGCATAGAAGTTTGCATTTAACTGAGAATGTATGAATGATTCAAAATGACCTAAAATTATCTGTAATTCCTCAGCTATTTTATTCTTTTTCCAACCACCAGGGATTTCTATGCACAGAAAACATAGGCTGCCTGCATGCCCCCAGTAAACACATGCTGTTTTGATACGACTTACCCAGCTGTtgagcatcatcatcatgtcaTCATATGTTCAATATTTATGTATTACATAATCATTGTAGATTACAGGTCTAAAGCAGTATTATGGAGTTTTGATCTAAAACCAGTGAGCTAACTGCCTAAAAAGTAGGCAAAAATCTTGAAGACACAACCAACAGCCCTgttagcactgataaaagcttgctaactggtgtcttttgacaATATACTGTAGTTAGCAATGTTGTGCTGTAAAGGCTTCCACAGAGTGTCtcggaccacagaactacatagtcgTTAGCCTGAATGGCTAGTCGGAACGGCAGGTGTTTTTACCTgtcctttacatgaccataAACATTTATTTGAAGAAAATGACCAATTGTAGTTATAAAAAtctaattgttgcatagtgttggtTTAAATCATGGCAACTGCAAACAcatatgaaacaaacaaaattcCCACTTTATTCAAACTGATCATTATTTACATTATTCCAAAATAGTAGAAGTGCTACAAGTCTAACTATGAAACAATTGCATGGCAAAATTGACATAGGCTAGCATCATTAGGCTAGCATCATTAAACAACATCAATCAgacatgaaaaatgtaaaaatctATCAGAGCATCTAGAGAAAGGAAAGTGCTTCTCCCAAAAAAAAGCTATTATACcaacacatttaaattattagCTCACGTTTAACCAAATCAGTCACCCACAATCCAATCCAACATTTATACAATCTTATATCTTAAAAGGTATAATGATCATGACACAGAAacttatattttaaatatgctgaagttaaaaaaaaaaaaaaaaaacccagatgCTTCCTTTCCCTGCAGAGATAAGGCACTACTTGGAGGTAACATTAAAGATGGACCAATGcaacacattttcacattcTTTACCAAAGGCTCTCAGATCTTTGCCTTTGCACACATTCCAGCAAAATCTTAAAACCACATTTCACATTAAGGCCCTAAAAATGACATACTTCACTCCAACTACAACTCAGTAGACATTAGCATTCATGTTGTAGATCCTCCCCCAACAACCGCCATTTATGATGAACTAAGAAGGTTGCTGAGAACTGTGGAAAGAGCACAATACAAAGGAATATAAAGGAATTGGACAAATGTTTTTGTCACGCAATGAGTTTACATATCATATTAATGTAGATAGGCCAACcttattaaacatatttattgTCCATTAATCATGTATTCATCATATCAATGAATAGCATACAGTAAGAAGAGATGGTATTGATTGAGAGTGTTGAGGTCAGTAGCCCTGACCATCACTTACCCTGAGGCTCAGCCTGTGTCCCAGGGTCCTCTTTGTGTCCGCTCTCTGGGTCAGCTGTGGCAATGGAACACCATGTTAATGAACTGTACATCCAGGCCATATAGAACACCATGTTAAAGAACTGTACATCAAGACCATATAGGACACCATGTTAATGAACTATACATCCAGGCCATATAGGACACCATGTTAAAGAACTATACATCAAGGCCATATAGGACACCATGTTAAACAACTGTACATCAAGACCATATAGATGAAGGTGAGATGCAGCACTACAGACCTCCTTGAGCCTTGAAGCAAAGCTTCTTCTTCTGGTAGGTGAAGTAACCAGCGGCTGCCCCAACCAGCGCTACTCCAATTCCACTCAAAATACCAGCAATGTTACCAAATCCAGCCTctgaaacatacaaacaaactttACAATGTAGCATGTATACCTCCAGCTTACCAGCACAAAGACAGAGTTTGTAaatgaaatcacacacatgtaaatgaaACAATGTACAAAACAAATCCACCAGGTGGCGGTATGGTGCTGTTTTCATTCTATCTGCATTACATGCATCGCATTGCCAGTTGCTCTTAAGCATTATGCATGTATACGACTCAAAAAGCTGTAGTAACACATGATCACAAGTTTCGTTTTCACAATTACAGGTGCTGTTTTCTATAAGTCGTATAAATGTAAAGATATTTAATGAAAGCAACCAGCAAATAACAAATGTTATCATTTTTAAATGATCGGTTCCATTGTTATCTCAACGGACTAGCCCATTATTACAAAACTTTGTTTTCTAGATTTTCCCAGGTGAATCACTTTAAGGCGCTTCGTTAACCACATCTAAAAATGTGTGTCTAGTTCCAGTTCCAGTGATTGGCTGACTGAAAgtcaacaaaacaacatttcTCCCTGTAGCAATTGTTGTGGTCAATGATCTAAGACACCAAATATTCTACATAGTTTGGATACATCACATCTTCAGCATGCCAACTAAGATTCCTCTTATGTGAGGCATAGCTGTCATATAACTAagcaaaacagagagggagagagaggggggggggggggagagcaagAGCGATGTCACTTCTTTAAGTCTTGAACTCAATGTTCCATAGTGTTCAGGTACATATAGGACATCACTCATCTTATGGGCGAGTGCCTTCAGTTCATGTAAATCCGTCAGCACATCCTCAAAGAGGTCTTGCGCAAAGGCACATAGCTATGCTCTGAGTAACAAAGCATGAGTCTAGGAGCTACACCTCATTAGCACTCTAAATGGAATGCTATACTACCCAGATCTCAGACCTTGCAGAGTGGCTGTAATATCAACTAATTCATTATTAACTAgtatatgtataaaaaaaaagctttgattGACCGTTTAAGAAGGCACGCGACTTAGATGAATGAATAATCAATAGTACATTGGCACCCTGTGAGGCCTCTTAAACTGTCTTCCAGTCGCACCACCCCCTCG
Protein-coding regions in this window:
- the arsh gene encoding arylsulfatase D, which codes for MEHSRLMWPFTSGLIILIVSATYCDGLDNDSSLKPNFVLMMVDDLGIGDIGCYGNDTIRTPNIDKLALDGVKLTQHIAAAPLCTPSRAAFMTGRYALRSGLGATGRVQVILFLGGSAGLPPSETTFAKLLQREGYTTGIVGKWHLGLNCESRNDHCHHPNNHGFDYFYGLPFTLFNDCKSGEGSEVLVDIQLRLRDLTVLLGLALLTLVCVCAAGLLDVSGKALVLLALLWLLAFGVWYVPFRLHTWNCILMRNQDVVEQPMNLETLSERLIGEAEQFVERNQHKPFMLFLSLAHVHTPLFISKDFAGKSKNGLYGDNVEEVDWMIGRMVNVIDRLDLSDRTLMYFTSDHGGFIEDSDARGQKGGWNGIYRGGKAMGGWEGGIRVPGIFRWPGRLPAGKVIDEPTSLMDVYPTLVNLAGAELPKDRTFDGHDLMPLIEGRTERSEHEFMFHYCGIYLNAARWHPPGSDAIFKVHFFTPNFSPPGAGGCYEIGICMCHPEFVTYHDPPLVFNLAADPSESTPLSAETEPRYAEVLQRMGRAVEEHRRTLRPVPNQLTWEKVLWRPWLQPCCGTFPFCSCSEASGTAGPAA